AATATATGAACCAATTTGAGTCTGCAAAGTAGGATTTCTTATCAAACTAATTAAATATCCGCTTCATAATATTACTTTGATGTAAATTTAGTTtctaataatttttaaattttatgtgAACATAAATATTAACATATATTCATTATcctttaattttaaaataaatatatcatTTGTTTACTCGATGGCACAGTTATATTCTTTAATTAACAATTGATATTTGCATGCCTGTATGCATAATCAAACGGTGCGTAAAATCTCGGCCGATTCCAAATTATTCAATTTGTTTTGTTACTTGATTATATTTTCATAACGATTTTTGTATTGCGTGTCTATGGGCACACGATAATCGCgtaaatttataattttaggtTAATTTGATTAGTGAAATTGTCATCAATGCAGGGAGAtcattattattataaaaaaaatatcaatcAAAATGTATTAAAATTATAAGTTTCGGTAATAAATTTTCGCACATATCATGTGCCACGGACATATGACAGAAATTTCATTTTCATAATCAGACGTATGTGTTAAATATAATTGCTTGGACATATTTGCATGTTCTGACTTATTTGCGTTATGGAAAAAAATAATGATTTACTAGTATTTAACTTATTTGTTAAATAATGATTTGCAGCTTGCAGGTTATTGTGTAAGTTCGTGGAGTTTGTCTAGTACGCATTTGAGGGTAGCGATGGTGGATTCtctaaataaaaaaaatgaaaaccATAGTATTTGATACTATAAGCCACCAGTTTCACGAGGGTAATAATTGTCCGTCGCATTCATTACAATTACATACATCATGTTACACGATTGGAGATGGTAGTTGTGACTTGCGATCCAGGAGAATAGCTGATTCCAACGGACCATGACTGATGCGTTCCCATTGCTACTTAAATATGATACTCTCTCCGTCACAAATTAACGGTTATGATCACAAAAATGCGAGACGCACAAAAAATCCAAAATTTAAGAACCGAAGATATATGACGAcctttttaataaaataaaaaaaaattataattttttttatatcttGATCGTTTTTTATTGTTTCACTCATTGTCATCCATTGAAACTTGTATACATACTACAAATGCACAAGTTTTCATCATCACTAGGTAGGAGTACTTCATTTAAATAAACTATAATAGAGTCCCTACCTATCGTGCACAAAAAAATTTATCTAGCACGATTGTACGATTGTATAGCTTGATTAAGAGTTTATCCTTTAGTCGTTTTAGATTTTGGGTTCAATTCTCGCTCATCCCGATAATTTATAACTCATTTATAAGCCTATCagccatatttgtcaaaaaaaactATAATAAAGTCTTGTGCTACAGGAAAAACGTATATTTTGGCCTATCAAAAATGAGTTTACTCAGTCGGAAATAAGAGTCAATTGATAAAGTGGTCACTTAAACTCTATTAAAAAATAGTCGGTCAGAAATATTTGTTTTTCTTGCTGTGGTGCTCATTAAAATCAGTTAACCAGTGAGGTTCAAGGTTTTCTTACAACGTGGGATGTATAGAGGTGCCCTGTTGACAAAGGCACGGGTAACATTTTTTGTCATTATTGAAAGCTTTGTTGAATATGTTCCTTAATAAATTAATATGGGGCATGTGTTCAGTAAGTTGTTTACGGTGCCAATGTAGACACAGGATCCAGACCTCCCCAAAAGAGTTCATTATTTTTGTTGGTCTCTTTCAAAAGTTGCTCTTCTTCACTAATGTATTCCTCCATTCTACTACAACAAGCATTTCAACACTTCAAGGTATGGCCCTAATGCCCCCAAATTATTACTTAATTTAAAACACCCACACACTCTTTTGTTTCTCTTTCGtatttattttgatatttgtttatttaatactCCACATAACATATTTGCTTCAATAGTATTGTCTTCGTAGTCCGTCGCACTGAATTGTTAACGTCGTTCAAATTAACATAATTGAACAATGTTAACAATCCAATGGAACCGAGAGAGTTCCTGATTAGATTATGTAACGTAAAATACTCATGTATTAAGATGCGAGAGGTTTAATTAGTTTATGTTTTATTACCTTCCTCCGTCCCATTGAATTATTAACATTGTTCAAATTAACATAATTGAACAATGTTAACAATCCAGCGGAACTGATAGAGTATTTGATTAGATTGAGAAATGTAAATTATTCTTGTATAAAGATGAGAGAGGTTTAAATTAGTTTATGATTTATTACCTTTCATTTCCCTTTGATTGGTTTCTGATGggatttcttttttttttttgctagATGTTCAAGATAAAATCAATTCTGTTGCTCATGCTTTTCTTATCAGTGGTAATGTCCATCTTTACCTTAATTCCCAGACATTCAGAAGATACTAACTATGTTGATGAGGCAGGGTACTTATCTCTGTCTGTTCTTGTAAGTGGCCCTGTATTGTTTTGCATTGAGATTCTACCTCCAAAGGGGGCAGTTGAAATGGTTTTAAGCAGGATGCACAATGCCTGTAGAGGGCTCTTAACAGTTCGAAGTATACACTTTGTGTTTTACTTCCTATTGCATGACCAGATTCGCTATCGTATCGGCTTTATACTGATTTCCCAGGTGCTGTTCTATTCACTTCATGATATAGATGGTGTATCGGCAAATGTTATTGATAATGCCACAGTTCTTCTGATTGGTTATGCTTTTGTCGACGTCTTCATGAATGATCATCTGTCTGCTGTTTACTTGTTTGTTTTTGTGAGTGCCTCTATGGTGATCAAGGTAACTACTAATGATCTTTGTCATAAAGCATTTGCAAACTGGATTTGTACAAGGGGCAGCAACTAACAATGTACTCTTTGTTTTCGTCAACAGTTTGTGAGTCTGGGGAATCCTAATGGTCGGGGACATACAGAGAACGAAGAAGCGGAGACTACTATGTTCTGTTTGGTTGGGATAAATGAAAAGGGAGGCAACG
This genomic interval from Apium graveolens cultivar Ventura chromosome 8, ASM990537v1, whole genome shotgun sequence contains the following:
- the LOC141676732 gene encoding uncharacterized protein LOC141676732, which translates into the protein MYSSILLQQAFQHFKMFKIKSILLLMLFLSVVMSIFTLIPRHSEDTNYVDEAGYLSLSVLVSGPVLFCIEILPPKGAVEMVLSRMHNACRGLLTVRSIHFVFYFLLHDQIRYRIGFILISQVLFYSLHDIDGVSANVIDNATVLLIGYAFVDVFMNDHLSAVYLFVFVSASMVIKFVSLGNPNGRGHTENEEAETTMFCLVGINEKGGNGMKFEL